Proteins from a genomic interval of Daphnia pulex isolate KAP4 chromosome 4, ASM2113471v1:
- the LOC124192915 gene encoding USP6 N-terminal-like protein, with translation MTEEELLVKAAEERAAIVNKYDRGRENAEQIDPWEDPGFEIYHATDRYGFIHDKRLPSIQRIEIRDKELENSRLKKWSKMLHPNSTKVWDKDMKSGKLKKRLYKGVPDAVRGEVWSRLLHIKKTKEEQIGKYEEMRKLARLWSPDLRQIDLDVNRTYRDHLMFRERYGLKQQALFHVLGAYSVYNSEIGYCQGMSQIAALLLMYLNEEDAFWGLSNLMADPKWAMHGFFIPGFPKLLRFQQQHDKIFAKFLPKLKKHFDRQNIDAGLYTLKWFFQCFLDRVPFSLAIRLWDIYLFEGENLLLTMSYGLLKLHRRSLSRMGMEEIVEFLQIHLSQNFGYSDNVVIENVEKCMEELRRAKLDQNSKQIPASELAQNPFGAFVTPSIDVSIGRRRAEFSDEERVARAAVVARMELQSRSQQPGSYLSIDDVSFDPSIDDVSSGLQRSCRSSLAGTSVTSAADISTLSVTTSQRYLYNDNDEGDSGSIGRNSVISVDREANAQGSPTTLTEFAVVHRSRAGEDVFILPPPYPTPTASSLSSPQTPSYPILPSSETTPTTSLETPTYPAPPPLFSNSFQSNSFPNEPISKTSSRPENREQTAAFRTSKSPDRRMDPDHTISPDRVRIYVPFRDDSSFELPTVLNGSNVSNGVSPTSLNMSSLEDPNRVVIQVNDRTASGETSISSSTPISKKSKSPTKKGTKSKSTGSRL, from the exons ATGACGGAAGAGGAATTATTGGTTAAAGCGGCAGAAGAAAGAGCAGCCATCGTCAACAAATATGATCGCGGCCGAGAAAATGCTGAACAGATAGATCCGTGGGAGGATCCTGGTTTTGAAATATACCATGCCACTGACAGATATGGTTTTATACa TGATAAACGACTGCCTTCAATTCAGCGGATAGAAATAAGGGATAAGGAGTTGGAGAACAGTCGTCTTAAAAAATGGTCCAAAATGCTTCACCCAAATTCCACCAAAGTGTGGGATAAGGACATGAAAAGTGGCAAGTTGAAAAAACGACTGTACAAAGGTGTGCCTGATGCAGTCAGAGGAGAAGTCTGGTCACGCTTGTTGCATATCAAGAAAACGAAGGAAGAACAAATAGGGAAATATGAG GAAATGCGCAAATTAGCTCGGTTGTGGTCACCGGATCTACGTCAAATAGATCTCGATGTCAACAGAACATACCGGGATCATCTTATGTTTCGAGAACGTTATGGGTTGAAACAACAGGCCCTGTTCCATGTTTTAGGAGCCTATTCTGTGTATAATTCTGAAATAG GTTATTGCCAAGGCATGTCACAAATTGCTGCATTGCTGTTGATGTACCTCAATGAAGAAGACGCATTTTGGGGTCTCAGCAATTTAATGGCTGACCCTAAATGGGCAATGCACG GATTTTTCATTCCTGGCTTTCCGAAACTACTTCGCTTTCAGCAACAACATGACAAAATATTCGCCAAATTTCTTCCTAAACTGAAGAAACATTTCGACCGGCAAAATATCGACGCGGGACTTTACACCCTAAAATGGTTTTTCCAGTGCTTTCTTGATAGA GTTCCTTTCTCTTTGGCCATACGATTGTGGGACATTTACCTCTTTGAGGGTGAAAATTTGCTATTAACCATGTCGTATGGCCTCTTAAAACTGCATCGGCGATCTCTCAGCCGAATGGGGATGGAGGAGATTGTCGAATTTTTACAGATTCACCTTTCCCAGAATTTCGGCTATTCCGATAATGTAGTCATCGAAAATGTGGAAAAGTGCATGGAAGAACTTCGACGAGCGAAACTCGACCAGAATTCCAAGCAAATCCCCGCAAGCGAACTAGCTCAGAACCCATTTGGAGCTTTCGTTACCCCTTCGATTGACGTCTCTATTGGTCGGCGACGAGCGGAATTTTCCGACGAGGAAAGAGTGGCTCGAGCAGCTGTCGTCGCCCGTATGGAGTTGCAG TCGAGGTCCCAACAACCCGGTTCCTATCTGTCTATCGATGATGTTTCGTTCGATCCAAGCATCGATGACGTCAGTTCCGGTTTGCAACGCAGTTGTCGAAGTTCTTTGGCTGGGACAAGTGTCACGTCTGCGGCTGATATTAGCACCCTCTCCGTCACCACATCTCAGCGTTATTTGTATAACGACAATGATGAAGGCGATTCGGGTTCTATCGGTAGAAACAGTGTCATATCCGTCGATCGAGAAGCAAATGCCCAAGGTTCGCCCACAACTCTTACAGAATTCGCCGTCGTTCATCGGTCACGAGCTGGCGAAGACGTTTTCATCCTTCCACCACCTTATCCCACACCCACCGCATCTTCATTATCATCGCCACAGACACCAAGTTACCCAATTCTTCCTTCCTCAGAGACCACGCCAACCACGTCACTTGAAACACCTACTTACCCAGCTCCACCACCACTTTTCAGCAATTCATTCCAGAGTAATAGTTTTCCTAATGAGCCGATATCCAAG ACTTCTTCAAGGCCAGAGAATAGGGAACAAACTGCTGCTTTCCGAACCTCGAAATCTCCAGACCGAAGAATGGATCCAGACCATACCATATCGCCTGACCGCGTTCGGATTTATGTGCCCTTCAGAGACGACTCGTCCTTCGAACTTCCTACTGTCTTGAACGGATCGAACGTCAGTAACGGTGTCTCTCCTACCAGTCTCAATATGTCTTCTTTAGAAGATCCCAATCGCGTCGTTATTCAAGTGAATGACCGAACGGCAAGTGGGGAGACCTCAATTTCTTCCAGTACGCCCATTAGTAAGAAAAGCAAATCGCCCACAAAGAAGGGAACCAAGTCCAAATCAACTGGAAGTCGCCTCTGA